Part of the Trypanosoma brucei gambiense DAL972 chromosome 6, complete sequence genome is shown below.
AAGGAGCGTCAAATAAAAAGTCCCTTGGAACCGTGTTCACCAggtgaaacaaaagcaggaggaacacacgtacacacaaaCGTTCTCGCCGTTAGTCTTATTCCCTTGGACCCCCCAAAGTACAACGATTATGTAATTTCGTTTTAGCACTACCCCCTCCCCTGCTTGCAGGTCCCTCAATTCGTATattaaaataatataaaagaaggaaaatgtccatgtgcgtgtgcgtgtgcgtttGTTGAAAACGACAAACAGTTACCGATCTGAGGATGATTGGGGAGATTGTCATGGCTTGGTCTCCTTAATCTTGCAGTTGGCCATGCGCTCTAACACGCCAATGATAGCAGAGTTGTCCAAATCACCTTCGCCGTGTTGCAACATCGACTGGTACAACTGTGTATTCACAGCTGTGCTTGGCATGGGCACACCAAATTCCCTCGCGGAATCCATTACGATGTTAAGGTCTTTGGTTTGGAGCGCTGCCTTAAAGCCAGGTTCTCTGTTACCAACGAATAGACGTTGCGGTTTTACGTCCAGCGCCCAGCACTGCGCGGATCCACCTCTCACTGCATCGATGACCTTCTGACCGTCCACTCCGCATTTCTCAGCGAAGACTAACATTTCCCCCATTGCCACCATCTGCGCTGCGATCATGATTTGGTTTGCTGCCTTGCACACTTGTCCAGCACCTGAGACTCCAATATGTGTGATGGTCTTCCCCATCGCTTGAAGCACTGGCCTAACTTTCTCAAGCACCTCGGGATCACCACCCACCATAATTGTCAACGTACCGTTGCGGGCACCGATGTCTCCACCTGAAACGGGAGCGTCAAGGCATGGTActtgtttctctttccacAAACGTTCCGCAATTTCCCGAGCGGTGCTTGGCTTGATGGTGCTGTTATCAACAAAAATGGTGCCCGGACGAACGCCGCTGTAGACGCCGTTTTTTCCGAAGACAACTTCATACACATCTGACGAATCAGACAAGTTGGTGAAGACGACATCGACGGCCGCAGCCAATTCGGCAGGGGAGGCCGCCTCTTTGGCGCCACTTGCCACCAACTCAGCCGCTTTCGATCTGGTGCGGTTAAACACAACAAGTGGGAAACCGGCTTTAAGAATGTTCGCCGCCATGGGTTTCCCCATTAGCCCGAGCCCTATGTAGCCAACTCGCAGCGACATGACTTTATCCCTCACCGTATATGCGTAAGTATATGAAACTTTAAGAATGTACTTGCAGTCTGTTAAAAGTATTAGAAAGTTGTGAAACAAGACCCAcggagaaaaataagggaaaccAGACACGGTCAAAAAACGCAGGAGTAAAGAGAATACCAAAAGTGGATGCGGACGTAGAAGCAAATGAGGCGCGGAGGGTGGGGGGGGGACGGACCAACGCTTGCCAAAAACAAATTGGAGATAAACCAAATGTCAAATCCCCTCGGTTCCAGACCGATTACGTGTGATTTCCTACACGATGGGAATTGGCGCGAGCTCCTGTCTCGGGATGGGCTTTGCGGGAACTTAATTCGTCATGAGAGCAGGAAAAACTCCCTCTTGCTGTCTTTGGGAAGGCCATCAAAGGATGCAACAGGTGGAATTTCCACCAATTCTTCGATTCCCATTGACCTCACCGAATCAGCCGTCCAACTATCAAATTTAGACTGGTACACGTTATAGGCCACTCGGCTAATCTTGGGGGCAACGCCAAGCCGCGCGCGAACGTTTGACATGTGAATGGACATTTCCTTTGATATTCGAAAAAGGAATAACCGCACGGGGAGCGGTGACCTTCCTGATCCATCCTGCTTAACCACCTCCACGAACACCCTGCAATCTTCATGCGAGGGATTTGTATTGTCaatcacaacactcttcccAGCTTTCCACCACCTTCTTGCCTCTGCAAGACACTTCTCCCTCGTCTGAAGTTTGTCACGGTTTACGTGAGCGTATCCATGTGGCTCGAAGAAGCGCTCAAAAAAAGTCGTCTTTCCACAACCTGGATAACCCACGAACACAATCATTTCCTGAGAAGCTCTATGGAACGCTGCAGGCGACGAGACTTCTATGATGTCTTTTGTTCCATTGGCTAAAATGCGATGGATGGTAAGACCACTATATGATTTTGGCAGCTTGCTAAGCTCAGTTGGCCCAACCCCTCCCCAATCCACAGTACATGAGGCTTGTGCCACATTCAAAAGACGGTGAGAAACCACCTTGCCATCGACAGACGGCGTGTCATCACtgcccttcttcctttcttcaagTAGTTTGTCCTCTGGGCATGAGTAGAACTCTTCAGGAGTGAAGAATGGAATGCCGATATTATAGGCGAATTTCCGATCGGAGCAGCTGAAGTCTTTCTTCCGACCCGCAAGTGTTGTTATCTTGCGACCAGCGGCATCGCCGACATAAAACGCGTACCCGGAAGTGTCACTGCCGATCactaccttttccttcaggatATCACTCGCGTGCTCTTGCAACATAGTCCACATGCCAACATTCGGTTTCCTCCAAATATCGTCTTTTGTCGAAAGGAATGCTGTTAAGGGAATATTGAGCCCCTTGCTTAGACGTACCACCTTCTGTTTCACAACGTCCGCCTTCTTTTCGTTCCACTGCTTCCCTCCTATCCCAGCCTGGTTACTGAAAATCACTACCATAAAACCTCCATCGTGTAAGACGCGTAGGTGAGTGGGAACCGACGGTGTCAGCCACTTCCAGTCAGTTGGATCGTCACGAGGAAACACCGCCCCGGTCTTTGGCATGATGAGTGTGTCGTCCAAATCAAAGGCTGCCACTTTGAGACACAAATTCTCCCCTGGTAGTGAGGTTATCGACCGCTTCAGCTGCTCAGCGGATGGAAGGAGTGCTAATACGGAATTATGCAAGAGCTTCCAATCGGCAATGGTTGCAAGTGAAAGGCCCTTTGGTGATGGGCTCCTTGCGCGCTTCATTAGCCTTTGAAGGAATACTCAACGAATACCCCAGAGAATTGTGGAGAgaagaagttttttttctggtatcttcgtttctttttcttttttttgtgtgtgtgcgtgcaaGAAAGTTAGAAACGACGGAAGTTGGGGGGGGGTCGACGACTTTTCAGTGGCCAATTATAACCTTGACGACCTAGTTAATCGCACTGTGTTAACAGACATATCGCCGTCTCGATAATCCCGGCCTCCTCACCCGCCACCTTTGCATACGCAGCGCGCCAGCATTTAGAAGTCTGTATTTTCACACACCGTTCCCCAACCCGTTATTGAGGTGGTGCCCTAAGTTCTTGCTGGAGTAATTCCATCTTTCTTACTACACCGAAGGTAGCCCTGAAAACTTTCTTAAAGTCCTCGGTATTCATGGCCAGGAACACCGTAATGTCGATATCCTCCCTATCCAAAATGGGACAAAGCGACGCCATGCCGTGCTTCTCGAAGTGTTTCTTCAGCTCCTTCGTACCAGAGGTGTGGTTAGACACTTTTGACGGACCTGAAGGCATGGGAGGTGTTGCCTCATGGGATATATTCTTCACGGCAGGGTCTGGCGGAAGTGTAGCAGCGGCGTGAGCCAGCGTGCGTGCAAGTCTTCCACAATAGGCGGCAGTGGCCCAACCCTTATATTCATCCAACACTTCCGGTGTAGTTTTTGTCGCTGCTTTCGTCGTCAGTAAGCACTCCGTAAATATCTTATCGCTCAGTAGCGCACTCCACTTCTCCATATCCCGTCCCGTATCCGTCGCAAGGCGGTGACCCAACCGGCTACGGAGCTCTTCCAGCTTCTGTGCCGATTGTCGCAGCTGCTCCAGATATCCGCCTGCCCCACCTGGAATCTCTCCGTAGCTTGTTGTTAACACACGTTGAGTCTCCGGAAACTTTTTGAGTGCGGTTGCTATGCGGTGGAGTGACTCACGCAAACGCCACACTTCTAGAAGAGAAGAACCATTAGACTTTTGAGCCGCAAAGTAGTccggtaacaacaacagcgccGCAGAATCCACCTCTGGTACGATAAGTGGCAGCCATGAGAGATGGACACCGACAGAACTGGATACGTGCATAGCCTGGAAAGCGGGGTCTTGCACAAATAGCGCATAGGACTCGAAATGCTTCAGTTTATTCTTGCGCTCCCGACGCCACCGTTCCCGCGTTTCAGCAAGGTCCCCCGTTACAACCTGAAGCTGCCTACCGGCCCCCAAAGTAGATATTACCGAACCATCTTCCAACGTCTGTAAGTTTTCTTGAGAGACGTTGGCAAAACTCATGGCTTCCTGCGGGATAGTCGTGTCATTCGCGCAGAGCGTCTTCACCACACCCTTGAAAAATTCCCCATCGGAGATGAAAGCGGCAGTCTGCGCGTTACAGGCAATTTTCAGCCGTGGTAGCCGCGACAACAACTCTCTCACAGCATATCCAATGAGAGGATGGAACTCTGGAATCACAAGCGTCTGTATGCCATCTAGTGGAAGTGTCATACCGTTACGAGACAACGCCGTACGCAGTGCGGCATCCGCAAAATGCACCGCCTCTGATGTGTTGCGTGCCACGGGGCTCGCAAATAGGACGCTGCGTGCTTCACGGAAGGAGGTGTCGTCACAGCCACTTGATGCAAGCAGGTAAGCGCCGTTGGTGAGTGGAGGTTCACTCTCCGAGGAAACATCCACCAGCATCGTTGCATGGCGCTGCTTGTACTCGTAATCACATGTAATATATAGGCCTGGAGGTGCACGCCGCAAGTACGCGGGTGTGCGGCTTACATTTCTAACTGACTGCTGCAGTGAACCTCTGCGAATCAACGATAAACGCAGCATCTAACAGCGCAAGGAATAATGACTCCGATGTCTATGTATTTAAACCGAAAGGGGACATAGATGGTGAAGCAGAGGTGAAATGGTGACGACTTTAAGCGGAGGCAGTATGTGGCAAGATGGCGAAAACAAATAGTAATCATGCAAAAGGAAGTTAAGGCAGTGGAAACGCAAGAGAATAAAGAGTCAACTCTTCGTGAccatatgtatgtgtatccGCCCAACCATCCCGGCGCCTTGAAAGTAAGCAAGCGGCAAAAGAGATGGTGGCCTAATGAGGACGTAGataaaaggaagacaaaTGGTGGTGCCTCAGAACGATAAGAGGCGGAGCCtaggcgaaaaaaaaaaatgaagagaaaggaaatgcGAAAGCGACTAACACCACCAAGGCAAAGATAAGTCCCTAGCCGGATAATTTTCTTGCATCCAAATGCGGGATCACGTTGCGCCAAAGGGTCAGACCTTCATATCAGTGTTTCCCCATATCcacccttccccctttctttgcaCTACTAAAGCGCTTTCCCAAAGCCCAAGCACAGggacgcacacacacacacacacacacacacacacacacacacacacacacacacacacacacacacacacacacacaatcacACAAAAACGCCCCATTTTGATAATATAATTACCGTTAGATGGAAAAGTTGCACCTGCTTATTATCATCACTTGCGCCAAGGTTCCTTAGACGACTTCGCATAATACCCGCCAATACCACCGAAGACGACACCGAGGACAGCACCGAAGGCTGTGCCACTTGTGCTGCTGTCGCCCTCCAGAATGACGAGGGCACCACTTACTGCTGAGGCTGACAGAGTCGCTGCCGCAATGGTTCCACTGACAGGCGTTACAAGCAGGTGGAAGATGGCCAATATGGTTGTGCTTGTAGAGAGTGCAGAGCATGTGCCCAGAACAACTTTGTCGGTAAAGCGGCGTTGCGGTGTTCGCATGGATGGCACGGCATATGCCATCGCGGGAATCGTTATCCGGCGACGCAGCATTACCACTCGGAAATGTACACACGGATCGGTGCCCCACTGCTTAAGTGCACTCTAACAAACTTTACATCGAAAAGAGGTTTAGCAGGTGAAACGTATGacgaaagagagggagaaagaagCAAACGAATAAATCATCACATCCGTTTACTCAGCGGTAAGAATAGCGAATCGCCTACCCACCTGCGCACGTTTCTGGGATACAAAATATTACCGTACTCAATGAAAAACAGTTAATACCAAATATTAGTCGaaattgtaaaaaaaaagtgctaCTTTTGTCATATCAGCATGCTAAGTAACACCAAGTCCTCACAGGTTTGACTTGTAGAAGCGTCACAACGTCGTGAAGATGAACGTACACGCGACCACCGTCCTCATAAATTTGATAacgtttcccctcttcattatCCGTCATTTTATTCCCTCTGCTTTGCCGCATAGCGGAGAAAGCTCCCTTTTCCACGTATGATGGCGACAGTGTCCATTCCTTTTCGTCTCTCCACTCCCCGCTGCTGCTCCGTTGTTACAACTACACAAAATGGATATCATTCTTTGTGAAGCAACAGAGTAATTCCATAATACTCTCCTGATCAAGCACTCGCGCCCGCTTATCAAAGATCGGTTCTTGAAGGATTGACTCAAGGTGCTGTCGAAACTCCTCAAAAGTTTTAACATCATTCACCCCTTCCATCCTTTGGTAGCTACAGTACTTGTCATAAAGCGTGCGTACCGTGTTCTTTGTACGGAAGATGGAAGATACCTTCTTGTTCTTCCTATTAAAGATGTGTTTCACAAGTCCATCCCACTCCTCAAAGTCAACGCTCGGGGCGGGATGCTTTGGGTCAAGTCGAATGACGCTGGATTCTACTTTGGGTGGAGGGTTAAAGCTGTTCTTGCTAATTTTCATTAGGTGACTGCATCGTGCTAAAAGCTGCGAGTTAACGGAGAGGCGGCAGTACGCCTCGGAGCCGGGTTGCGCGCATACACGGAGGGCGAACTCACGCTGAAACATCAACACGGCACATTTAAAGTTCGGCCGCTTAAGAAGTTTGAACACTAATGCGGATGATATAGCATACGGTACATTAGCTACGCATTTATCAAAGTAGGGGAATTCATGATCAAGACAGTTTCCTCTTATAACCTGCAACTTAGGGGCTAAAGGAGAATTTTGAAACCTTTTGTTTAGCTCCGCAACCATACGAGGGTCCACCTCAAACGCAATGACCTTTTTGGCCGCTTGCAACAATTTCTCAGTTAAGTTACCAGTTCCCGGACCGATTTCCAAAACGATATCCGTTGGTTTCACCGCCGCCTTCTCCACGATAGCAGCAATAACGAGCGGGTTCTTCAAGATGTGTTGACCAAAACCTTTATTAAACACCATGCCGCTCTGACTTCCGCCAGTCTTAAGTCCTGTTGGGGCACTTTTCTTCGTCGCCTTGCGTATCTCAGGTTTGCCAAGGGTTGTAACTTTTGTGGTGAATTTTAGCTTTCGCGCCGCCGCCTGCAATGGTTCGGCGGAGATGACGCCCATTGGAACGCTGCGTTGTTCCTTCGGCATCGCTTctaaacctttttttttgtttcctattACCGACACAACTGatgcaataataaaaaatacaagTACACGCAAGCAAGTCGGtatatcaatatatatatatatatatatatacatttattgttgttattatctACGCAGTCAGTCTTTCTTCACGTGGCGATAGAAAACAACACTTCCACACAACTACACGCTTGATCTACTACTTACAGAGCACAGTGCACGTTCGTTACAGCACCAAACGGTTATACGATTTTGTTCATTAGAAGGGGtatgaagggaagaaaaagaccaCGAGGGCAATaccagagaagaaaagaataaaacaaagggaaacgGTGTAATAAATGAAGGTTCCGTTGCACACCGCACAAGGCTTATTTCACCATGCAGAGGAATACACAAaagcagagagagagacacacacacacacacagagagagggggagagagaaaaaaaaagagagagagagggataGGGATATATACAGATGAGCAACAAAATCCAAATGCTCGTCACATACGCActaaggggagaaaaaacaaaacaaaacaaaacaaaaaacaccaaaactatttggcacacaatttttctgcatttttttttcttagcatatgcttccctctttccctcttctttttttttcctttttcgttcCTTCCATGTGACCAAAGGAAGTAAAATATACTTTTAgatgtttatgttttatatattcgtatatatatatatatatatatatatatatattgtttgcGCCTTTGTTATCGTTAATATGATTCCTGTTGGTGCCGTCACATAAATATCGACTTGATGCCGAATAGGTAAATCgaacggaaaagaagaagaaaaaaaagagaaaaacaacagaaaggaaagaacaaagCAGCAACGTACAGTGGgtacagaaaaaagaaaaaaaaaacacaacaaagcaaagcgaagcgaaaaaaaaaagaacacagcACAGGGGggatcaaaagaaaaagtttcattttttttgaccctcattttccctctcttttcttttttttttcgtttttgctaCCGCCAACAcctttctccctctcccaGTGAAATTCGCaaccctccttcttttttttttttaagcggtatttctctttttcttttttatatatCCGTTTcatgctttttctttatttatttattttccttcacaagCGGGTTAAACGCATAAAACACTGCCAAAACGCGTGCACGGCCGACTGCCACATCAAACATCAGTGTTGAGGGATGTTGTGGTACAAAAATCATAATGTTCAACACCCAGCTGTACGAAAcagacgagaaaaaaaaattaaaagggaAACGAAACACGTAAGCACTTGTGCTGATGCGAGTAAAGGCAGTGGAATAAACTAGGTAAATGTGTTCCCTATTGATgggaagtaaaagaaaaataaccaaataaaaacaaaaaacaaaaacaaacttcAACATTTAACAtaagaggggaggggaaaaaaatggacaagaatgaaaaggaaaaaaaagaagagggggagaaaaaaaaaaaaagaatataggAACAGCGATTCCCATACGCACGCCCCTGGCAAaaaatgtgtgtgtatgtggtggtggtggtggtgggggagggggacaAAAAACCTCCGAACCTTTTCTCAGAAGGTAAAGaccaacattttttttttttcattctttttatttgttgttggaaagggtATTTGAAGATATAACTAAACAATACGAGCAAAGAAACACCTTGGTACATAATTCATTTTACTTGCTTCATATTGCTCTTGCATTATATaaatttttccccctttagtTTTGGCTCTCCTGAAGCCTCTCTTCACTTACTTTCCCCAATCCCTGTGTGTCACGCATTCGTTTCattaaaagggggaaaaaaaaggaaaaaggaacatACAAAATGGAACATTCAGACGTGAGACACCCCACCTCCCTCCACACTAACACTTGGACAAGCCACTGAATTATTGACTTCACCTCCATCATCACTACACGTGTGCTTTTCCTTCTGGCCGTTCACCACAGCACTTTTATTCCCAAGTGGAAATGTGTTACTATTCCTATACCTCGCCGCACCACATGCAAGACATGTCTCATCTGTACTGCGGTTAACTGATGTACAAATTGGACAGGGCCATGCTGCTGGCCCATCTGCTGAGGCGGCAGTACCCACCGTACTTTCTGTGGGACTATACACTACAATATCCTGAGGCCTGGGATCCACGAAACGAACTGATTTGTTTTCGAGAACAATCGCACGCAGAAGGTGACGACCAGTGCGCTGTTCAACTTTACGAGCAAGTACCGCAAGTGACTGAAGTTCCGGTTCGTCCGCAAACATGCGAGAGTACTCCAACAATGTCAACCTTGCAAGATGCCGGGACCGACGCCACTCTGATCCCTCCGCACGGCCAATCGCTAATGAAACTAAATTTTCCTGCAAAACGCAGTCTTGAGCCATGGCACTATGGAAGGAGGAACTGCAGGAGTTGACAAGCCCTTctaacaacaccaaatatccaTATAAATGCGCTCCAGAAGTTCTACCAAGGCCGTCACCGATAACAGATGCAACTAAGTGTGGATGTGCCTCCGCCAACTCCATACATTCCGTCGGCGGTACGGCGGGGGCTTTGCTTGCTTCGGAGCAAACTTTTGAAACATGTAAACGGAGCTTGATGTCATGAAACGTCCGCCGGAAGAATTCCAtcacttttccttcccctctttaAAAActgttcttcctcctcttttcaaTCCCTTTACCagctgacacacacacacacacacacgccagTGTGTCAAAGTGTTAAGCCACAGCAGCAAAGCACGACTTAAAGTCTGAGATGGGCTGAcgcctccctttccctcaatGAAGTAGCCTCACCACCTAAGAAAATGTGAGCTAATGTGGAAGAGTAAATACATGtcggcgaaaaaaaaaaaatgcagaaaAATAGAGTCGGCCACCGTGGAGGTCCGCGCGTGTGAGCCGGcggtaaagaaagaaaaacaaaaacagggTGATAACTAACAAATTAAAGGCATTAGGCCCCGTGAGCCatcgcacaaacacacaacttCATAGTAGAGCAGCGTACGCCTTTCCAACCACCGCTCGTTGGTGCCACTCAAACCAACTCAAAGTCACTGAAGGCAACTTAtcatcccccctttccctccccccaaaaaaaagttgtgtCCTGTTTAAGGGACTTTCCTTCGACAAGTGTGTGGACgcaccaaaataaaaaaagggggaaaaaacaggcGTAACTTTCCTCAACCCCGCTTAAACTCGTAGGTTGGAAGTGTTTCCGCGTACGGACCTGCATGGCGGCTGTACAATGGTTGATTCACTTCCCCGTGCATCTTCCGCAGTTCCGGGTGAAGCTGCTCCGTCAAGTGCCTCGAACATAAATCATACGTCACCAGCAGTAGTGCTGCAGGGATGGAATTTAGTATCGGGCGGCTAGCGAAAAAACCATCGTAAATTTTGGTGATTCCATGTTTCCTGCGCACCTCCACTATGTAAGAACGGAATGTGTGCGGCCGTCCGCGTGTGTGTTGATTCCGAATACGCACCTGCTGTCGTATGGAAAGAAATGGGTACTGCAGTATTTTACCTAGCAGCGCACCGCCGTGACAGTAAAGAAACAATACGGGAGTCCCGTGATACACGCCATCATACCTCACAGCGTTATACACACCCCATGTAGTGCCTAACAGCGCCACTTGACTACACGCTGCTACAGATACGCCGCGGTAAATGCCGAGAAGCACATTTGGTTTTTCAGTCACCGCCTTCATGAAGACATCCCAAGCACCCACAAACTTCATTGGACCCTTCTCTGCCTCTGCTGTCGCGAGGAGGACCTCATACGGATGACGGAGAAACGCGTACAACAAACCAGTTAAACAGCCAGCAGTAAAACCACAAGTAGTGTTGCTTTCACATGGAATCAAATCGCGAAGCTTTGTGAATGCGGTCAACTGAAACGCGTAGCTGGCAATCGTCCATAGGTTAGATGGACCTGCAAGCCATTTTATGCCAAAAAGAGTCCTAAAGAAATGTGCACGTTTGTCTGATGCGTAAATGCGACTAGATTCACCTGGGACGTCACAGAGAAAGTAAAATGCATGCAGTTTTTCAATTGGACGCCGCAGCCACGCCGTGATAGTGGAAGCAGAAAGAATAACTGCCGCATGTTGTTGGT
Proteins encoded:
- a CDS encoding 2-hydroxy-3-oxopropionate reductase, putative, whose translation is MSLRVGYIGLGLMGKPMAANILKAGFPLVVFNRTRSKAAELVASGAKEAASPAELAAAVDVVFTNLSDSSDVYEVVFGKNGVYSGVRPGTIFVDNSTIKPSTAREIAERLWKEKQVPCLDAPVSGGDIGARNGTLTIMVGGDPEVLEKVRPVLQAMGKTITHIGVSGAGQVCKAANQIMIAAQMVAMGEMLVFAEKCGVDGQKVIDAVRGGSAQCWALDVKPQRLFVGNREPGFKAALQTKDLNIVMDSAREFGVPMPSTAVNTQLYQSMLQHGEGDLDNSAIIGVLERMANCKIKETKP
- a CDS encoding polynucleotide kinase 3'-phosphatase, putative — its product is MKRARSPSPKGLSLATIADWKLLHNSVLALLPSAEQLKRSITSLPGENLCLKVAAFDLDDTLIMPKTGAVFPRDDPTDWKWLTPSVPTHLRVLHDGGFMVVIFSNQAGIGGKQWNEKKADVVKQKVVRLSKGLNIPLTAFLSTKDDIWRKPNVGMWTMLQEHASDILKEKVVIGSDTSGYAFYVGDAAGRKITTLAGRKKDFSCSDRKFAYNIGIPFFTPEEFYSCPEDKLLEERKKGSDDTPSVDGKVVSHRLLNVAQASCTVDWGGVGPTELSKLPKSYSGLTIHRILANGTKDIIEVSSPAAFHRASQEMIVFVGYPGCGKTTFFERFFEPHGYAHVNRDKLQTREKCLAEARRWWKAGKSVVIDNTNPSHEDCRVFVEVVKQDGSGRSPLPVRLFLFRISKEMSIHMSNVRARLGVAPKISRVAYNVYQSKFDSWTADSVRSMGIEELVEIPPVASFDGLPKDSKREFFLLS
- a CDS encoding ribosomal RNA adenine dimethylase family protein,conserved, putative, whose product is MYIYIYIYIDIPTCLRVLVFFIIASVVSVIGNKKKGLEAMPKEQRSVPMGVISAEPLQAAARKLKFTTKVTTLGKPEIRKATKKSAPTGLKTGGSQSGMVFNKGFGQHILKNPLVIAAIVEKAAVKPTDIVLEIGPGTGNLTEKLLQAAKKVIAFEVDPRMVAELNKRFQNSPLAPKLQVIRGNCLDHEFPYFDKCVANVPYAISSALVFKLLKRPNFKCAVLMFQREFALRVCAQPGSEAYCRLSVNSQLLARCSHLMKISKNSFNPPPKVESSVIRLDPKHPAPSVDFEEWDGLVKHIFNRKNKKVSSIFRTKNTVRTLYDKYCSYQRMEGVNDVKTFEEFRQHLESILQEPIFDKRARVLDQESIMELLCCFTKNDIHFV